Proteins from a genomic interval of Paracholeplasma manati:
- the rpsL gene encoding 30S ribosomal protein S12, with the protein MPTIAQLVRDGRQDKVTKSKAPYLGIGLNTLKKKETSVNSPQKRGVCVRVTTMTPKKPNSALRKYARVRLSNGIEVNAYIPGEGHSLQEHSVVLIRGGRVKDLPGVRYHIVRGTLDTSGVANRKQARSKYGAKRPKAAPAGKAATPAKKK; encoded by the coding sequence ATGCCTACAATTGCACAACTCGTTAGAGACGGTAGACAAGACAAGGTAACAAAATCGAAAGCCCCATATCTAGGGATTGGATTAAACACGCTTAAGAAAAAAGAAACTAGTGTTAACTCACCACAAAAACGCGGGGTATGTGTTCGTGTTACTACCATGACACCTAAGAAACCTAACTCGGCGTTACGTAAGTATGCGCGTGTTAGATTATCTAACGGTATTGAAGTCAACGCGTACATTCCAGGTGAAGGACATTCACTACAAGAACACAGCGTCGTCCTTATCCGTGGTGGTCGTGTCAAAGACTTACCAGGGGTTAGATACCATATCGTTCGTGGCACATTAGATACATCTGGTGTTGCTAACCGCAAACAAGCTCGTTCAAAATACGGTGCTAAGCGTCCTAAAGCTGCTCCAGCAGGAAAAGCTGCTACACCAGCAAAGAAAAAATAA
- the rpsG gene encoding 30S ribosomal protein S7 has protein sequence MPRKGHIAKRDVLPDPIYNSKLVTRIINTIMLDGKKGTAQGILYGAFDRIKAETGREPIEVFNEALKNIMPVLEVRSRRIGGQNYQVPVEVRAERKTTLGLRWLINYSRLRHEKTMEEKLAKEIMDAANGQGAAVKKREDTHRMAEANRAFAHYRW, from the coding sequence ATGCCAAGAAAAGGACATATCGCTAAACGTGATGTTTTACCTGACCCAATTTACAATTCTAAACTTGTAACACGTATTATCAATACAATCATGCTAGATGGTAAAAAAGGCACGGCTCAAGGAATTTTATACGGTGCTTTTGATCGTATTAAAGCTGAAACCGGTCGTGAACCAATCGAAGTTTTCAATGAAGCATTAAAAAATATCATGCCAGTACTTGAAGTACGTTCAAGACGTATTGGCGGACAAAACTATCAAGTTCCAGTTGAGGTGCGTGCTGAGCGTAAAACAACTTTAGGTTTAAGATGGTTAATCAACTACTCTCGCTTAAGACATGAAAAAACCATGGAAGAAAAATTAGCGAAAGAAATTATGGACGCTGCAAATGGACAAGGCGCAGCTGTCAAGAAACGTGAAGATACCCACAGAATGGCCGAAGCTAACAGAGCTTTCGCACATTACCGTTGGTAG
- the fusA gene encoding elongation factor G, translating to MPREFPLNKTRNIGIMAHIDAGKTTTTERILFHTGKIHKMGETHDGASQMDWMEQEQERGITITSAATTAYWRGHRINVIDTPGHVDFTVEVQRSLRVLDGAVTVLDAQAGVEPQTETVWRQATEYKVPRVIFVNKMDKTGADFFYSINTIHNRLGVKASPIQIPIGAETFFEGIIDIVSMKAYHFDGNAEEISTEIPIPEKLVDVVKQKRIELIEAVAEFDEDMMVAYLEGEEITPEVLKGAIRKGTLSVEFFPVICGSAFKNKGVKLMLDAVVDYLPAPTDIADVVGHDEHGQEMHRPTDDNQPFTALAFKVMTDPFVGRLTFFRIYAGTVQQGSYILNTTKGKRERLGRLLQMHANHREEIKEAYAGDIAAAIGLKDTTTGDTLAGEKDTIILESMKFPEPVINIAIEPKTKNDQDKMTHALTKLAEEDPTFRVFTDKETSQTIIAGMGELHLDIIVDRMKREFKVEANVGAPQVSYRETITGTADIEGKFIRQSGGRGQYGHVWIKFEPNPGKGFEFVDAVVGGTVPREYIGVVQKGLEEALPNGILAGYPVMDIKATLFDGSYHDVDSSEMAYKIAAAIALKGAKEKCGATILEPIMKVEIVVPDEYVGNVIGDITSRRGRLEAQESRGNAIGIKANVPLSEMFGYATALRSNSQGRATFVMQFDHYERAPKSVAEEIIKKRNA from the coding sequence ATGCCTCGTGAATTTCCTTTAAATAAGACTCGTAATATCGGTATTATGGCCCATATTGACGCGGGTAAAACAACAACAACTGAACGCATTCTGTTCCACACAGGTAAAATCCATAAGATGGGTGAAACACACGATGGTGCATCCCAAATGGACTGGATGGAACAAGAACAAGAACGCGGTATTACGATCACATCAGCAGCAACGACTGCTTATTGGAGAGGTCACCGTATTAACGTTATCGATACCCCAGGACACGTCGACTTCACCGTTGAAGTTCAACGCAGCCTAAGAGTATTGGATGGCGCTGTTACCGTTCTAGATGCACAAGCCGGCGTAGAGCCACAAACAGAAACCGTTTGGAGACAAGCGACAGAATATAAAGTTCCACGTGTTATTTTCGTCAATAAGATGGATAAAACTGGTGCGGATTTCTTCTATTCTATCAACACCATCCATAACCGTTTAGGGGTTAAGGCTTCCCCAATCCAAATTCCAATTGGAGCAGAAACCTTCTTTGAAGGGATCATCGACATCGTCTCAATGAAAGCTTACCATTTCGATGGTAACGCAGAAGAAATTTCTACCGAAATTCCTATCCCTGAAAAGTTAGTGGACGTTGTAAAACAAAAGAGAATTGAATTGATTGAAGCAGTTGCAGAATTTGATGAAGATATGATGGTTGCATACCTTGAAGGTGAAGAAATCACCCCTGAGGTATTAAAAGGTGCAATCCGTAAGGGTACCCTTTCAGTTGAATTCTTCCCAGTCATCTGCGGATCTGCTTTCAAAAACAAAGGCGTTAAATTGATGTTAGATGCAGTCGTAGATTATTTACCTGCACCAACCGACATCGCTGACGTCGTTGGTCACGATGAACACGGTCAAGAAATGCACCGTCCAACCGATGACAACCAACCTTTCACAGCGCTTGCTTTTAAAGTTATGACAGACCCATTCGTTGGCCGTCTCACATTCTTTAGAATCTATGCAGGTACTGTACAACAAGGTTCTTACATCTTGAATACCACCAAAGGTAAGAGAGAACGTCTAGGTCGCTTACTACAAATGCATGCGAACCATAGAGAAGAAATCAAAGAGGCTTATGCGGGCGATATCGCTGCAGCTATCGGTCTTAAAGATACAACCACAGGGGATACACTTGCTGGCGAAAAGGATACCATTATCCTTGAATCCATGAAGTTCCCTGAACCGGTTATCAACATCGCAATCGAACCAAAAACCAAGAACGACCAAGACAAGATGACTCACGCATTAACAAAACTTGCTGAAGAAGATCCAACTTTCCGCGTATTTACCGACAAAGAAACAAGTCAAACCATCATCGCTGGTATGGGTGAATTACACCTTGACATCATCGTTGACCGTATGAAGAGAGAATTTAAGGTAGAAGCAAACGTTGGTGCACCACAAGTTTCTTACCGTGAAACCATCACAGGTACTGCTGACATTGAAGGTAAATTCATCCGTCAATCCGGTGGTAGAGGTCAATATGGTCACGTTTGGATCAAGTTTGAACCAAACCCTGGCAAAGGCTTCGAATTCGTGGATGCAGTTGTGGGTGGTACCGTTCCTAGAGAATATATTGGCGTTGTCCAAAAAGGTCTTGAAGAAGCACTACCAAACGGTATCTTAGCTGGTTACCCAGTTATGGACATCAAAGCAACTCTATTCGATGGATCCTACCATGATGTCGACTCCTCTGAAATGGCCTATAAGATTGCTGCTGCCATCGCACTTAAAGGTGCTAAAGAAAAATGTGGCGCAACCATTCTTGAACCAATCATGAAAGTCGAAATCGTTGTACCAGATGAATATGTTGGTAACGTCATTGGTGACATTACATCTCGTAGAGGTCGCCTAGAAGCACAAGAATCTAGAGGTAACGCCATTGGTATTAAAGCGAACGTTCCACTATCTGAAATGTTCGGTTATGCTACTGCATTACGTTCTAATTCTCAAGGTCGTGCAACCTTTGTGATGCAATTCGACCATTATGAAAGAGCACCTAAGTCTGTCGCTGAAGAAATCATCAAGAAGCGTAACGCCTAG
- the tuf gene encoding elongation factor Tu, whose product MAKQKFERTKPHVNVGTIGHVDHGKTTLTAAISTVLSKKGLAEVRDYASIDSAPEEKERGITINTAHIEYQTEKRHYAHVDCPGHADYVKNMITGAAQMDGGILVVSAADGPMPQTREHILLSRQVGVPKLVVFLNKCDMVDDEELIDLVEMEVRELLSEYDFPGDDIPFIRGSALKALEGDAAWVGKIEELMNAVDTYIDNPVREIDKPFLMPVEDVFTITGRGTVATGRVERGTINVNTEVEIIGIHDTLKTVVTGVEMFRKLLDRAEAGDNIGALLRGITRDKIQRGQVLAKPGSVKPHSKFEAQVYVLSKEEGGRHTAFFSNYRPQFYFRTTDITGVITLQEGTEMVMPGDNTVMIVELIHPIAIEEGTKFSIREGGRTVGAGSVVKILE is encoded by the coding sequence ATGGCAAAACAAAAATTTGAACGTACTAAACCGCACGTTAACGTTGGAACCATTGGCCACGTTGACCACGGCAAAACAACATTAACAGCAGCTATTTCAACAGTTCTTTCCAAGAAAGGTTTAGCTGAAGTTAGAGACTATGCTTCTATCGACAGTGCACCTGAAGAAAAAGAACGCGGTATTACTATCAATACTGCACACATCGAATATCAAACAGAAAAACGTCACTATGCACACGTTGACTGCCCAGGACATGCTGACTATGTCAAGAACATGATCACTGGTGCCGCTCAAATGGACGGTGGTATCTTAGTTGTTTCTGCAGCAGACGGCCCTATGCCACAAACTCGCGAACACATCTTACTATCTCGTCAAGTGGGCGTGCCTAAACTTGTTGTATTCTTAAACAAATGCGACATGGTTGATGACGAAGAATTAATCGACTTAGTTGAAATGGAAGTACGTGAATTACTTTCTGAATATGACTTCCCAGGCGATGACATTCCATTCATCCGCGGATCTGCTTTAAAAGCACTTGAAGGCGACGCTGCATGGGTTGGCAAAATCGAAGAATTAATGAACGCTGTTGATACTTATATCGACAACCCAGTTCGCGAAATCGACAAACCATTCTTAATGCCAGTAGAAGACGTATTCACCATCACAGGTCGTGGTACAGTTGCTACAGGTAGAGTTGAACGTGGTACAATCAACGTCAACACTGAAGTTGAAATCATCGGTATCCATGACACATTAAAGACTGTCGTTACTGGTGTTGAAATGTTCCGTAAACTATTAGACAGAGCAGAAGCTGGTGACAACATTGGTGCGTTATTACGTGGTATTACCCGTGATAAAATCCAAAGAGGTCAAGTATTAGCTAAACCAGGCTCCGTTAAACCACACTCGAAGTTTGAAGCACAAGTATACGTTCTTTCTAAAGAAGAAGGTGGACGTCATACAGCGTTCTTCTCAAACTATAGACCACAATTCTATTTCCGTACAACTGACATCACTGGTGTCATCACTTTACAAGAAGGTACAGAAATGGTTATGCCAGGGGACAACACAGTCATGATCGTTGAACTTATCCACCCAATCGCTATCGAAGAAGGTACTAAGTTCTCTATCCGTGAAGGTGGACGTACTGTAGGCGCTGGTTCCGTTGTCAAGATTCTTGAATAA
- a CDS encoding TatD family hydrolase → MIIDTHAHLNIDEFKDEMPEILQRASDSDIQKIIVIGMNAKANQRGIELTQYSNLYATVGIHPSDVNEGLDIDMLQAQLKHEKVVAIGEIGIDLYWVKDNLPLQIEVFRKQLDLAMALNYPVVIHMRDSAQEIYDVVKSYPGLKGVMHCFSADLDWALKFIDLGFYIGIGGPVTFKNNLTAKEVAKSIPIERLLVETDSPYLAPTPHRGKRNEPAYTKLVVAEIARLRGDSIENISNQTSQNAMRLFHI, encoded by the coding sequence ATGATTATTGATACACATGCACATTTAAATATCGATGAATTTAAGGATGAAATGCCTGAAATACTACAAAGAGCATCCGATAGCGATATCCAAAAGATCATCGTCATCGGGATGAATGCGAAAGCCAACCAACGTGGGATTGAATTAACCCAATATAGTAACCTTTACGCGACCGTTGGGATTCACCCATCGGATGTCAATGAAGGTCTGGATATCGACATGTTACAAGCTCAATTAAAGCACGAAAAAGTGGTTGCTATTGGGGAAATTGGGATAGATTTATATTGGGTTAAAGACAATCTACCACTCCAAATTGAGGTATTTAGAAAACAATTGGATTTAGCCATGGCATTGAACTATCCTGTTGTGATTCACATGCGAGATAGTGCACAAGAGATATATGATGTGGTTAAATCATATCCAGGATTAAAAGGGGTCATGCATTGTTTCAGTGCCGACCTGGACTGGGCGTTGAAGTTTATTGATCTAGGATTCTATATTGGTATTGGTGGACCGGTTACTTTTAAGAATAACTTGACGGCTAAAGAAGTTGCGAAAAGTATTCCAATCGAGCGTTTATTGGTAGAGACCGATAGCCCATATCTAGCACCTACACCACATCGCGGGAAACGAAATGAACCCGCTTATACAAAATTAGTTGTGGCAGAAATCGCTCGTTTAAGAGGCGATTCCATCGAGAATATATCGAATCAAACGTCTCAAAATGCGATGCGTTTGTTTCATATTTAG
- a CDS encoding S1C family serine protease, with the protein MKKWMIFSLLTLFLFTLSGCYERETTVYTLEDVQSQITEIYDQVAPMTVAVVSYDEADYAIKVGHGSGLIYDRTEAAGVYTYYVITNYHVVESQAYLRIYNGINYYNATPYAVHEPEDLALVTFSTPDDLPYYGVDQFSGNKVVEPVVGSFVIAIGTPLDLDFFNTATIGIVGRTRNTRIVQHDAAINPGNSGGPLFDLAGNLLGFNTWKRTTTVTSDGEIAVDGIGFAISMTVAKSVITSLRVTQTSVFESAKIGITVMNISDAITEKFEGVRPVFIEETQEAGVYVDSIVPLRPAVGKLFVHDIITHVNGEELVNLESLSLLLSGMKFGDTLNLTVRRYVNNQFITVSVSITV; encoded by the coding sequence ATGAAAAAATGGATGATATTCAGTTTATTAACGTTATTTTTATTTACACTTTCGGGATGTTATGAAAGAGAAACTACCGTTTATACATTAGAGGATGTTCAGTCACAAATCACAGAAATTTATGATCAAGTAGCACCGATGACGGTAGCGGTTGTATCCTATGATGAGGCGGATTACGCCATTAAAGTTGGACACGGTTCAGGACTCATTTATGACCGTACAGAAGCTGCAGGCGTTTATACTTATTACGTCATTACAAATTACCATGTCGTAGAATCGCAAGCTTACTTACGCATTTATAATGGTATCAACTATTATAACGCTACCCCTTACGCTGTTCATGAACCAGAAGATTTGGCTTTGGTTACCTTCTCTACACCGGATGATCTCCCCTATTATGGTGTTGATCAATTTTCAGGGAACAAAGTGGTTGAACCGGTGGTCGGTTCATTTGTGATCGCGATTGGTACACCACTCGACTTGGATTTCTTTAACACAGCTACCATTGGTATTGTAGGTAGAACTCGAAATACACGCATTGTTCAACATGACGCCGCAATCAATCCGGGCAACAGTGGTGGACCTTTATTCGATTTGGCTGGTAATCTTCTCGGTTTCAACACTTGGAAACGCACCACAACCGTGACATCTGATGGTGAAATCGCAGTAGATGGTATTGGATTTGCGATATCCATGACGGTTGCAAAATCGGTAATCACCAGCCTAAGAGTGACTCAAACATCGGTTTTTGAATCCGCTAAGATTGGCATCACCGTTATGAATATTAGTGACGCAATCACGGAAAAATTTGAGGGTGTCAGACCCGTTTTCATTGAGGAAACTCAAGAAGCAGGCGTTTATGTCGATTCCATCGTTCCGTTAAGACCAGCGGTTGGTAAATTATTCGTTCATGACATCATCACCCATGTGAATGGTGAAGAGCTAGTCAACCTCGAATCGTTGTCTTTGTTATTGTCAGGAATGAAGTTTGGTGATACACTAAATTTGACAGTAAGAAGATATGTCAATAATCAATTCATTACCGTTTCCGTCAGCATCACCGTTTAG
- a CDS encoding CinA family protein, with product MMSDVQKVAQILMDYEYKIAFAESMTGGALVSELVKVPGVSSILDYSVVTYSESAKEQMLNIPKMLFDVHGVVSKVVAIEMAKNIATIAKAEVGVGITGNAGPTAQTNSQVGEVWFAFFYQGESYSYHLQLKNEGRDAIIEHAKKVVFQMLLKLLTK from the coding sequence ATGATGAGCGATGTTCAAAAAGTAGCTCAAATTCTGATGGATTATGAATACAAAATTGCATTCGCTGAATCGATGACAGGTGGTGCGTTGGTGTCAGAACTGGTGAAAGTTCCAGGTGTATCTAGTATTTTAGATTATAGTGTGGTTACCTATTCAGAATCGGCCAAAGAACAGATGCTCAATATTCCAAAAATGTTGTTTGATGTTCATGGTGTGGTCTCGAAAGTTGTCGCCATTGAAATGGCTAAAAACATCGCTACTATTGCGAAAGCTGAGGTGGGTGTGGGTATTACAGGCAATGCCGGACCAACCGCACAAACCAACTCTCAAGTAGGTGAGGTATGGTTCGCATTCTTCTACCAAGGAGAGTCTTATAGTTATCACTTACAACTCAAGAATGAAGGCCGTGATGCCATCATTGAACATGCGAAAAAAGTGGTATTTCAAATGTTATTAAAACTGCTTACAAAATAA
- the rpsF gene encoding 30S ribosomal protein S6 yields MKKYEVMYIIRPDLESEQIKSLVANLSNIFTERGSEVLELKEIGLKELAYEIGHMKKGYYVWSLVNATNEAIAEFDRVIRITETVIRYIVVKDGE; encoded by the coding sequence ATGAAGAAATACGAAGTTATGTACATCATTCGTCCTGACCTTGAAAGCGAACAAATCAAGAGCCTAGTTGCTAACTTAAGCAACATCTTCACAGAAAGAGGTTCCGAAGTTTTAGAGCTTAAAGAGATCGGATTGAAAGAGCTAGCGTATGAAATCGGACACATGAAAAAAGGTTATTATGTGTGGAGTCTAGTGAATGCAACCAATGAAGCAATCGCTGAATTCGATCGTGTCATCCGTATTACAGAAACAGTTATTCGCTATATCGTTGTTAAAGACGGCGAATAA
- a CDS encoding single-stranded DNA-binding protein → MLNRVVLVGRITKDPEQKRTQSNTPVVSFTLAVNRQFSNDQGEKQADFIQCVAWSKQAEFMSNYVRKGALLGLEGRIQTRSYETNNGDTRYVTEVVCDSVQILESKRDVAPTQPSYEPEEEDPFISKGKSLATEEDLPF, encoded by the coding sequence ATGCTTAACCGAGTTGTTTTAGTTGGGCGTATAACCAAAGACCCAGAACAAAAAAGAACACAAAGTAACACACCTGTGGTGTCATTTACATTGGCAGTCAATCGTCAGTTTTCCAATGACCAAGGTGAAAAACAAGCAGATTTTATCCAATGCGTTGCATGGTCAAAACAAGCAGAGTTTATGTCTAATTACGTTAGAAAAGGTGCTCTACTTGGCTTAGAAGGCCGTATTCAAACAAGATCGTATGAAACCAATAATGGTGATACACGATATGTCACTGAAGTCGTTTGTGATTCAGTTCAAATCCTTGAAAGTAAGCGCGATGTCGCACCTACACAACCAAGTTACGAACCTGAAGAAGAAGACCCATTCATCAGCAAAGGTAAGAGTCTAGCTACAGAAGAAGATTTACCATTCTAA
- the rpsR gene encoding 30S ribosomal protein S18, with protein MQQRGGFKRRRKVCYFTQNKVDHIDFKDVELLKRFTSDRGKILPRRVTGTSAKWQRPLAIAIKRARHMALLPYVKE; from the coding sequence ATGCAACAAAGAGGCGGATTCAAAAGACGTCGTAAAGTGTGCTATTTTACACAAAATAAAGTTGATCATATCGATTTCAAAGATGTTGAACTATTAAAGCGTTTCACTTCCGACAGAGGCAAAATTTTACCTCGTCGTGTGACTGGAACATCAGCTAAATGGCAACGTCCTCTTGCAATCGCGATCAAGCGTGCAAGACATATGGCACTACTTCCATACGTTAAGGAATAA
- the rplI gene encoding 50S ribosomal protein L9, whose amino-acid sequence MRRIIALLLSIAGLITAGIIAYQHGAFNNMDFVLYYAIIMAFFGAIVISIEFILNHNRKQKIKSLNARLTAWSSLSYHVKQIGDEAFNELPIGIFLYDNDNLTVKWSNPFANKIFGFDIENALVGQLHEALGTLIKDQVAVTTFAVGDKRYDAISSKNNQAVYLFDVTSREDIKDKYLKRSTALGVIYLDNVEEALSGFDIYEKSNIRGEYLGIITDWIQEHKGYLKLYSEDRMTIAMHYEELQKVMANKFEILNRIREVSAKHRIRISASIGIASWEVSFEELGSLAQNAIELAEKRGGDQAVVNIQNEKIAYFGGKSNASEKSSRVHVRIQSQNFRELIEASSNVVVMGHKFADIDALGAMIGIYKMVTASKKDVKIVFDLPEVDNTVKKIIPYIKEEAQHLYAQLDESKNILRFMNNDTLLVIVDTQSPNIVANQEVYKQAKKIACIDHHRHGENTFESIFMYVEPYASSSVELVAEMMEFYQKDIDLLPIEATIMYGGIIVDTNEFSYRTGTRTFGAAAYLKEHEASSVRVKEWLRLDLDRTLLINELLNSVQVITKEFAVVVDESNVVRDRVLLAQTSQKILEIEGIKAGFTIARVDDESIGISARSYDEINVQIIMEELGGGGHLNSAATQIKNQTIPEVFESLKTLLLREHDEGDERMKVILTEDVKGRGKKDDIIDVANGYGTFLLSSNKAILASDDNIKAIEKEKQLLKEREAQHLALMNKLKQEIESKSVNIFINIGNDGKLFGSVTTKQIVESFEEQTGIRLDKKKVELTSEINSVGIYTATVSLHKDVKAQFEINVLEK is encoded by the coding sequence ATGAGAAGGATTATTGCACTGCTATTATCGATTGCAGGATTGATTACTGCAGGCATCATTGCTTATCAACACGGCGCATTTAACAATATGGATTTCGTGCTCTATTATGCCATCATCATGGCATTTTTTGGCGCAATCGTCATTTCCATTGAGTTCATTTTAAACCACAATCGAAAGCAAAAAATCAAATCATTGAATGCACGTTTAACCGCGTGGTCCAGTTTGTCTTACCATGTGAAACAAATCGGTGATGAAGCATTTAACGAATTACCTATTGGTATATTTTTGTATGATAATGACAATCTAACCGTAAAATGGAGCAATCCATTCGCCAATAAGATTTTCGGATTTGATATTGAAAATGCCTTAGTGGGACAACTCCATGAAGCCTTAGGTACCCTCATTAAAGATCAAGTCGCAGTGACGACATTCGCTGTTGGTGATAAACGCTATGACGCCATCAGCAGTAAAAACAATCAAGCGGTTTATTTGTTTGATGTCACTTCACGTGAAGATATCAAGGACAAATACTTAAAACGTTCTACAGCCTTAGGTGTCATCTATCTAGATAATGTCGAAGAAGCCTTATCGGGATTTGATATATATGAAAAGTCCAATATTCGTGGTGAATATTTAGGGATTATCACAGACTGGATTCAAGAGCATAAGGGCTATTTAAAATTGTATTCAGAAGACCGTATGACAATCGCAATGCACTATGAAGAGTTACAAAAAGTTATGGCGAATAAGTTTGAAATTCTAAACCGTATTCGTGAAGTATCCGCGAAACACCGCATTAGAATCTCGGCTTCGATCGGGATTGCTAGCTGGGAAGTTTCTTTTGAAGAATTGGGTTCACTCGCTCAAAACGCCATTGAATTGGCTGAAAAGCGCGGTGGTGACCAAGCGGTTGTCAATATTCAAAATGAAAAAATCGCCTATTTTGGTGGCAAGTCTAATGCATCTGAAAAGAGTTCTAGGGTCCATGTACGAATTCAATCACAAAACTTTAGAGAACTCATTGAAGCCTCTTCAAATGTCGTTGTCATGGGACATAAGTTCGCCGACATCGACGCGTTAGGTGCGATGATTGGGATTTATAAGATGGTTACCGCATCCAAGAAAGATGTGAAGATTGTCTTTGACCTTCCTGAAGTAGACAACACAGTGAAGAAAATTATTCCGTATATCAAAGAGGAAGCACAACACTTATATGCTCAATTGGATGAATCAAAAAACATCCTAAGATTCATGAACAATGATACTTTATTGGTTATTGTCGATACCCAATCACCGAATATCGTGGCTAATCAAGAAGTCTATAAACAAGCTAAAAAGATTGCATGTATTGACCACCATCGACATGGAGAAAACACATTTGAATCCATCTTTATGTATGTTGAACCATACGCATCCTCTTCTGTAGAATTGGTTGCGGAAATGATGGAATTCTACCAAAAAGACATCGACTTATTGCCGATTGAAGCAACCATCATGTATGGTGGTATCATCGTCGATACGAACGAATTTTCTTACCGCACCGGTACTAGAACGTTTGGTGCGGCAGCTTATCTAAAAGAACATGAGGCGTCCTCTGTTAGGGTAAAAGAATGGTTGAGATTAGACTTAGACCGTACCTTACTCATCAACGAACTGTTAAACAGTGTTCAAGTCATCACCAAGGAGTTTGCTGTCGTAGTGGATGAATCAAATGTGGTTCGTGACCGCGTATTGCTCGCACAAACATCACAAAAAATCCTTGAAATTGAAGGCATCAAAGCCGGATTTACCATTGCGAGAGTCGATGATGAATCGATTGGTATTTCAGCTCGCAGTTATGATGAAATCAATGTCCAAATCATCATGGAAGAATTGGGCGGTGGTGGCCATTTGAACAGCGCTGCCACACAAATTAAAAATCAAACGATTCCAGAAGTATTTGAATCGTTGAAGACGTTACTCTTAAGAGAACACGACGAGGGAGATGAAAGAATGAAAGTCATATTAACTGAAGACGTTAAAGGTAGAGGTAAGAAAGACGACATTATCGATGTTGCGAATGGGTATGGTACCTTCTTACTATCTTCAAACAAAGCCATCCTTGCTTCTGATGACAACATCAAAGCGATTGAAAAGGAAAAACAATTACTCAAAGAACGCGAAGCACAACACCTCGCCCTCATGAATAAGTTGAAACAAGAAATCGAATCCAAATCTGTCAATATCTTTATCAATATTGGCAACGACGGAAAATTGTTTGGTAGTGTCACTACGAAACAAATTGTGGAGTCGTTTGAAGAACAAACCGGTATCCGCTTAGACAAGAAAAAAGTGGAATTGACCTCTGAGATTAACTCGGTAGGTATCTATACAGCAACCGTATCTTTACACAAGGATGTTAAAGCACAATTTGAAATCAACGTATTAGAGAAATAA